A part of Magnetospirillum sp. ME-1 genomic DNA contains:
- a CDS encoding B12-binding domain-containing radical SAM protein codes for MKVLFSNPPWWQGQALYPLPNGSHALVHRAGVRAGSRWPFTFYLPHGPDEWQFGSYLPYPFFLGHAATWCARESGAQVAFRDSIAMRESYDKYYEYLEAERFQYIVMESASPSWDHDKGVIAEIARRLPQTRFIVTGPITSHGEALLDEAPNIQATVRGEYEKGVIKALNGANGVVDFDLLSVAEMNSAPFPYFDDIIAQRYCDTNPHGQQFPQAQVLSSRGCPYKCIFCVWPATMTSNDPDGGGKRIVRQYSADYMEAFLTELVGKYGFRSIYFDDDTFNLGDRHVEKMCKVMRKLNVPWSAMCRADTVSFGMWQEMKDSGCFGVKIGFESGNQDVVDNIVNKKLNLEEARKVAFEIKRVGMTLHGTFTFGLPGETAAQMQDTEDYMASLPLDSCQKSGCAEIEGAPLHTLGRTANLKAYPGAKLDENYSRETDGQLKIEKMRALQA; via the coding sequence ATGAAGGTCCTGTTCAGCAATCCCCCGTGGTGGCAAGGCCAAGCCCTCTATCCCCTGCCCAACGGCAGCCACGCTTTGGTCCACCGCGCCGGAGTCCGGGCCGGTTCGCGCTGGCCCTTCACCTTCTATCTCCCCCATGGCCCCGACGAATGGCAGTTCGGCTCCTACCTGCCCTATCCGTTCTTCCTGGGCCACGCCGCCACCTGGTGCGCCAGGGAGAGCGGAGCGCAGGTGGCGTTCCGCGATTCCATCGCCATGCGCGAATCCTACGATAAATATTATGAGTATCTCGAGGCCGAGCGCTTCCAATACATCGTCATGGAATCCGCCTCGCCCAGCTGGGACCACGACAAGGGGGTGATCGCCGAGATCGCCCGGCGCCTGCCCCAGACCCGCTTCATCGTCACCGGCCCCATCACCAGCCACGGCGAAGCCCTGCTGGACGAGGCCCCCAACATCCAGGCCACGGTGCGCGGCGAATACGAGAAGGGCGTCATCAAGGCGCTGAACGGCGCCAACGGCGTGGTGGATTTCGACCTGCTGAGCGTGGCCGAGATGAATTCGGCCCCCTTCCCCTATTTCGACGACATCATCGCCCAGCGCTACTGCGACACCAATCCCCACGGCCAGCAATTCCCCCAGGCCCAGGTGCTGTCCAGCCGCGGCTGCCCCTACAAATGCATCTTCTGCGTCTGGCCCGCCACCATGACCTCCAACGATCCGGACGGCGGCGGCAAGCGCATCGTGCGCCAGTACTCGGCCGACTACATGGAGGCCTTCCTCACCGAACTGGTCGGCAAATACGGCTTCCGCTCCATCTATTTCGACGACGACACCTTCAACCTGGGCGACCGCCACGTGGAGAAGATGTGCAAGGTCATGCGCAAGCTGAACGTGCCGTGGTCGGCCATGTGCCGCGCCGACACCGTCAGCTTCGGCATGTGGCAGGAAATGAAGGACAGCGGCTGCTTCGGCGTCAAGATCGGCTTCGAGAGCGGCAACCAGGACGTGGTCGACAACATCGTCAACAAGAAGCTGAACCTGGAAGAGGCCCGCAAGGTCGCCTTCGAGATCAAGCGGGTGGGCATGACGCTGCACGGAACCTTCACCTTCGGCCTGCCCGGCGAAACGGCGGCCCAGATGCAGGACACGGAAGACTACATGGCCTCGCTGCCGCTGGATTCGTGCCAGAAATCGGGCTGCGCCGAGATCGAGGGCGCGCCGCTGCACACCCTGGGCCGGACAGCCAATCTGAAAGCCTATCCCGGCGCCAAATTGGATGAGAACTACAGCCGTGAAACGGACGGTCAGTTGAAAATCGAGAAGATGCGCGCCCTACAGGCTTGA
- a CDS encoding glycosyltransferase, whose product MMLVYFDTGLMNNLGHHANSARHIAVELRGRDIPCAIFGHAGMEPDLRDELAAVPWFRFHTYGLYDTDPVCGWLTNFEVVAQGLADDLNRIEGIGPEHMLYFNSVQPPQLMGVIRWAQSRPEDQRPTVVVEFGTDPGLLVSETPDGLRFTAMDPRIDSRAVLYRYTARTLSEADRKWLRLATFDAQSSSVYQMLLDFPVGTLPLPQQAISARLDRRGAARPLTVAFLGHQRPDKGFTKVPAIVARLLAERDDIRVLVHNGEPQGMTDQQQELRAMAAADSRLMLDERAADGTLWANLLEQSDLIVCPYNRNRFIASYSAVVSEAMANAIPVVVPEGTTMHSVIREFAEPGTIFREESADGVVAATVAALDDYDRLAGLARQASIRWGETRGAKCLMDTLLSWQTAP is encoded by the coding sequence ATGATGCTGGTCTATTTCGACACCGGACTGATGAACAACCTTGGCCACCACGCCAATTCGGCCCGCCACATCGCGGTGGAATTGCGCGGTCGCGACATCCCCTGCGCCATCTTCGGCCACGCCGGGATGGAACCCGACTTGCGCGACGAGCTGGCGGCGGTGCCGTGGTTCCGCTTCCACACCTACGGGCTTTACGACACCGACCCGGTGTGCGGCTGGCTGACCAATTTCGAGGTGGTCGCCCAGGGGTTGGCCGACGACCTGAACCGCATCGAGGGCATCGGGCCGGAGCACATGCTCTATTTCAACTCGGTCCAGCCGCCGCAGCTCATGGGGGTGATCCGCTGGGCCCAGTCGCGCCCCGAGGACCAGCGCCCCACGGTGGTGGTGGAATTCGGCACCGATCCCGGGCTTTTAGTTTCGGAGACCCCCGACGGCCTGCGTTTCACCGCCATGGACCCCCGAATCGATTCCCGCGCCGTGCTGTACCGCTATACCGCCCGCACCCTGTCCGAGGCCGACCGGAAATGGCTGCGGCTGGCCACCTTCGACGCCCAGTCCTCGTCCGTGTACCAGATGCTGCTGGACTTCCCCGTCGGCACGCTGCCGCTGCCCCAGCAGGCGATCTCCGCCCGGCTCGATCGCCGGGGCGCGGCCCGGCCGCTGACCGTGGCCTTCCTCGGGCACCAGCGGCCCGACAAGGGCTTCACCAAGGTCCCGGCCATCGTCGCCCGCCTGCTGGCCGAGCGCGACGACATCCGGGTCCTGGTCCATAACGGCGAGCCCCAGGGCATGACCGACCAGCAGCAGGAGCTGCGCGCCATGGCGGCCGCCGATTCCCGGCTGATGCTCGACGAACGGGCCGCCGACGGAACGTTGTGGGCCAACCTGCTGGAGCAGTCGGACCTGATCGTCTGCCCCTACAACCGCAACCGCTTCATCGCGTCCTATTCCGCCGTGGTCAGCGAGGCCATGGCCAACGCCATTCCGGTGGTGGTGCCCGAGGGCACCACCATGCATTCGGTCATCCGTGAATTCGCCGAGCCCGGCACAATATTCAGGGAAGAGAGCGCCGACGGCGTTGTCGCCGCCACCGTCGCCGCCCTCGACGACTATGACCGCCTGGCCGGCCTCGCCCGGCAGGCCTCCATCCGCTGGGGGGAGACCCGCGGCGCCAAATGCCTGATGGACACCCTGCTGTCCTGGCAAACGGCCCCTTGA
- a CDS encoding NAD-dependent epimerase/dehydratase family protein, translated as MSVVIITGSGGLIGAEATRFFGARGFTVVGIDNDMRRYFFGETASTAWARGELRRDLKGYVDCEADIRDAAAIDAIFVRYGKDIQAVVHTAAQPSHDWAAKEPLVDFTVNANGTLVLLEAVRKHCPDACFIHCSTNKVYGDTPNALPLVEMDTRWELEPSHPWAKHGIDESMSIDACTHSLFGVSKVAGDLLVQEYGRYFGMKTACFRGGCLTGPGHSGAQLHGFLSYLVKCAVTGDPYTVLGYKGKQVRDNIHSADLVNAFWHVFQAPKSGAVYNMGGARHSNCSMLEAIAMCEELTGRPMNWTYSDTNRVGDHIWWISSVERFKADYPGWNFTYDIRRILAEIHDAMAERLARSGKVG; from the coding sequence ATGAGCGTCGTCATCATTACCGGTTCGGGAGGGCTGATCGGCGCCGAAGCGACCCGCTTCTTCGGCGCCCGCGGCTTTACCGTGGTCGGTATCGACAACGACATGCGCCGCTATTTCTTCGGCGAGACGGCCAGCACCGCCTGGGCGCGCGGCGAATTGCGGCGCGACCTCAAGGGCTATGTGGATTGCGAGGCCGACATCCGCGACGCCGCCGCCATCGACGCCATCTTCGTCCGCTACGGCAAGGACATCCAGGCGGTGGTCCACACCGCGGCCCAGCCCTCCCACGACTGGGCGGCCAAGGAGCCGCTGGTGGACTTCACCGTCAACGCCAACGGCACCCTGGTGCTGCTGGAGGCGGTGCGCAAGCATTGCCCCGACGCCTGCTTCATCCATTGCAGCACCAACAAGGTCTATGGCGACACGCCCAACGCCCTGCCGCTGGTGGAAATGGACACCCGCTGGGAGCTGGAGCCCAGCCATCCCTGGGCCAAGCACGGCATCGACGAGAGCATGTCCATCGATGCCTGCACCCACTCGCTGTTCGGAGTATCCAAGGTGGCCGGCGACCTGCTGGTCCAGGAATACGGCCGCTATTTCGGCATGAAGACCGCCTGTTTCCGCGGCGGCTGCCTGACCGGTCCCGGCCATTCGGGCGCCCAGTTGCACGGCTTCCTGTCCTATCTGGTCAAGTGCGCCGTCACCGGCGATCCCTATACGGTGCTCGGCTACAAGGGCAAGCAGGTCAGGGACAACATCCATTCCGCCGATCTGGTCAACGCCTTCTGGCACGTCTTCCAGGCGCCGAAATCGGGGGCGGTCTACAACATGGGCGGAGCACGCCACTCCAACTGCTCCATGCTCGAAGCCATCGCCATGTGCGAGGAACTGACCGGGCGGCCCATGAACTGGACCTATTCCGACACCAACCGCGTCGGCGACCACATCTGGTGGATCAGCAGCGTCGAGCGCTTCAAGGCCGATTACCCCGGCTGGAATTTCACCTACGACATCCGACGCATCCTGGCCGAGATTCATGACGCCATGGCGGAACGGCTGGCGCGGAGCGGGAAGGTCGGATGA
- a CDS encoding NAD-dependent epimerase/dehydratase family protein: MNRTRIVVTGGAGFVGSNIAMALKRDMGDAEVVAFDNLKRRGSELTLTRLRRGGVGFEHGDVRCAEDLAALGPADLVIECSAEPSVHAGYDGNPAYVVNTNLLGTVNCLEYARRSGAAMVFLSTSRVYPIAGLRAIPLEERGERLAIPPGAQGPGWSEAGISADFPLSGSRSIYGATKLASELLIEEYRALYGLKAVINRCGVLTGPWQMGKVDQGVIVLWMARHVFGGPLGYMGFGGHGRQVRDILHVDDLYDLVRLQMADLERFSQGVFNVGGGPGVCLSLRELTAHCRRISGCEVALGSDPQTRDADVPYYVTDNTAITEASGWTPRRSVETVLGDIHAWLLEHRAMLAPMFA; the protein is encoded by the coding sequence ATGAACCGGACAAGAATAGTCGTAACGGGTGGAGCGGGGTTCGTCGGCTCGAATATCGCCATGGCGCTGAAGCGCGACATGGGCGATGCCGAGGTGGTGGCCTTCGACAATCTCAAGCGCCGCGGCAGCGAACTGACCTTGACGCGCCTGCGCCGGGGCGGCGTCGGGTTCGAGCACGGCGACGTGCGTTGCGCCGAGGATCTGGCCGCGCTGGGTCCCGCCGACCTGGTGATCGAATGCTCGGCCGAGCCCAGCGTCCATGCCGGCTATGACGGCAACCCCGCCTATGTGGTCAACACCAACCTGCTGGGCACGGTGAACTGCCTGGAATATGCCCGGCGCTCAGGGGCCGCCATGGTGTTCCTGTCCACCAGCCGGGTCTATCCCATCGCCGGATTGCGGGCCATTCCGCTCGAGGAACGGGGCGAGCGTCTGGCGATTCCGCCGGGCGCCCAAGGACCGGGCTGGTCAGAAGCCGGCATTTCGGCCGACTTCCCCCTGTCGGGCAGCCGCTCCATCTACGGCGCCACCAAGCTGGCCTCCGAACTGCTGATCGAGGAATATCGGGCGCTTTACGGCCTGAAGGCGGTGATCAACCGCTGCGGCGTGCTGACCGGCCCCTGGCAGATGGGCAAGGTGGACCAGGGCGTCATCGTCTTGTGGATGGCGCGGCACGTGTTCGGCGGCCCGCTGGGCTACATGGGCTTCGGCGGCCACGGCCGCCAGGTGCGCGACATCCTGCACGTGGACGATCTTTATGATCTGGTGCGGTTGCAGATGGCCGACCTGGAGCGTTTTTCCCAGGGGGTCTTCAACGTGGGCGGCGGCCCGGGCGTCTGCCTCTCGCTGCGCGAGCTGACCGCGCATTGCCGCCGCATCTCGGGATGCGAGGTGGCGCTGGGCTCGGATCCCCAAACCCGCGACGCCGACGTCCCCTATTACGTCACCGACAACACCGCCATCACCGAAGCCAGCGGCTGGACGCCGAGGCGCAGCGTCGAAACCGTGCTGGGCGACATCCACGCCTGGCTGCTGGAACACCGGGCCATGCTGGCCCCGATGTTCGCCTGA
- a CDS encoding tetratricopeptide repeat protein, with translation MSDQDFLAVLQQGYQALNERRIADAALLLDPLIAARPDEPNLRRLAVLLDFGRGRTEEAAAALLALGREAPADQWVWATLLQHLAEAGQGTRAIALCRQALAAHPEMTDVIRRVAAAAIRLGDYDTVRRMVALGPAGDPALRYYLGNLVLRSGDWAGGFELYENRWAAEGAERFQPDWTGAPGPTGILLVYDEQGLGDTLQFLRYLPALKRRFGGRVVLRVQEPLAPLVEGLADQVILRGQPADVIVRPPGTTSISCTPLMSAPWLLNRLGEAVGIASAPYYRPPASLVEKGAALLGPKGGRPRVGLVWRGVSRSVPFAMLAPLLDDGRVEWISLQYAEPSGHQALRDTTGGNGLEQVAGLCPHLDLVVTVDTATAHLAASQGIPTWIMLDKVCCWRWTDRGETSEWYDSVRLFRQEVQGDWPGVVARIGAALGERFS, from the coding sequence ATGAGCGACCAGGATTTCCTTGCCGTCCTGCAACAGGGCTATCAGGCCCTCAACGAGAGGCGGATCGCCGACGCGGCGCTCCTGCTCGATCCGCTGATCGCCGCCCGTCCGGACGAGCCCAACCTGCGGCGTCTGGCCGTCCTTCTGGATTTCGGCCGGGGCCGGACGGAGGAGGCTGCCGCGGCCCTGCTGGCCCTGGGACGCGAGGCGCCCGCAGACCAGTGGGTCTGGGCGACCCTGCTGCAGCATCTCGCCGAGGCGGGGCAGGGGACGAGGGCCATCGCGCTGTGCCGCCAGGCCCTGGCCGCCCATCCGGAGATGACCGACGTGATCCGGCGGGTGGCGGCGGCGGCGATCCGGCTGGGCGATTACGACACGGTCCGGCGCATGGTGGCCCTGGGGCCGGCGGGCGATCCCGCTCTGCGCTATTATCTCGGCAATCTGGTGCTGCGGAGCGGCGACTGGGCGGGCGGGTTCGAGCTTTACGAGAACCGCTGGGCGGCCGAAGGCGCCGAACGCTTCCAGCCCGACTGGACCGGCGCGCCCGGTCCCACCGGCATCCTGCTGGTCTACGACGAGCAGGGCCTGGGCGACACCCTGCAGTTCCTGCGCTACCTGCCGGCATTGAAGCGGCGGTTCGGGGGGCGGGTGGTGCTGCGCGTGCAGGAGCCGCTGGCGCCGCTGGTGGAGGGCTTGGCCGATCAGGTGATTTTGCGCGGCCAGCCCGCCGATGTGATCGTCAGGCCGCCGGGCACCACCTCCATATCCTGCACGCCGCTGATGTCGGCGCCCTGGCTGCTGAACCGCCTGGGCGAGGCGGTCGGCATCGCCTCGGCCCCCTATTACCGGCCGCCGGCTTCCCTGGTGGAGAAGGGCGCCGCCCTGCTGGGGCCGAAGGGCGGCCGCCCCAGGGTGGGGCTGGTGTGGAGGGGCGTGTCCCGCTCGGTTCCCTTCGCCATGCTGGCCCCCCTGCTCGATGACGGGCGGGTGGAGTGGATCAGCCTGCAATACGCCGAGCCGTCGGGACATCAGGCCTTGCGCGATACCACGGGGGGGAACGGGCTGGAGCAGGTGGCGGGGCTGTGCCCCCATCTCGACCTGGTGGTGACGGTGGACACCGCCACCGCCCATCTGGCCGCGTCCCAGGGCATTCCCACCTGGATCATGCTCGACAAGGTGTGCTGCTGGCGCTGGACCGACAGGGGCGAGACCAGCGAGTGGTACGACAGCGTCCGGCTGTTCCGCCAGGAGGTCCAGGGCGACTGGCCGGGCGTGGTCGCCCGGATCGGGGCCGCCCTGGGCGAAAGGTTCAGCTAG